From the genome of Symphalangus syndactylus isolate Jambi chromosome 5, NHGRI_mSymSyn1-v2.1_pri, whole genome shotgun sequence, one region includes:
- the CCNDBP1 gene encoding cyclin-D1-binding protein 1 isoform X1: protein MGGAGPLGTGPGLVAGGGRAGPLGRGWAACCRKRALDAVARKWSGCRSAAPAVAAEACVCGLRQATEMASATAPAAAVLTLAPPLEQLRHLAEELRLLLPRVRVGEAQETTEEFNRETFWRKLNEAAMTVSREATTLTAVFSQLPLPSPQETRKFCEQVHAAIKAFIAVYYLLPKDRGITLRKLVRGATLDIVDGMAQLMEVLSITPTQSPENNDLISYNSVWVACQQMPQIPRDNKAAALLMLTKNVDFVKDAHEEMERAVEECDPYSGLLSDTENNSDNHNDEDDVLGFPSNQDLYWSEDDQELIIPCLALVRASKACLKKIRILVAENGKKDQVAQLDDIVDISDEISPSVDDLALSIYPPMCHLTVRINSAKLVSVLKKALEITKASHVTPQPEDSWIPLLINAIDHCMNRIKELTQSELEL from the exons ATGGGTGGTGCTGGACCTCTGGGGACGGGGCCGGGCCTCGTGGCgggaggaggcagggcagggcctcTGGGACGGGGCTGGGCGGCTTGTTGCCGGAAACGAGCCCTTGACGCTGTGGCCCGGAAGTGGAGCGGCTGTCGCAGTGCGGCTCCGGCAGTGGCGGCAGAGGCCTGTGTTTGCGGCCTTCGGCAAGCGACTGAGATGGCGAGCGCAACTGCACCTGCAGCCGCAGTCCTCACCCTGGCTCCGCCTTTGGAGCAGCTCCGGCACTTGGCGGAGGAGCTGCGGTTGCTCTTGCCTCGAGTGCGGG TCGGCGAAGCCCAGGAGACCACCGAGGAGTTTAATCGAGAAACGTTCTGGAGAAAACTCA ATGAGGCAGCTATGACAGTGTCAAGGGAAGCCACGACTCTGACCGCAGTCTTCTCTCAGCTTCCACTGCCGTCTCCACAG GAAACCCGGAAGTTCTGTGAACAAGTCCATGCTGCCATCAAGGCATTTATTGCAGTGTACTATTTGCTTCCAAAGGATCGGG GGATCACCCTGAGAAAGCTGGTACGGGGCGCCACCCTGGACATCGTGGATGGCATGGCTCAGCTCATGGAAGTACTTTCCATCACTCCAACTCAGAG CCCTGAGAACAATGACCTTATTTCCTACAACAGTGTCTGGGTTGCATGCCAGCAGATGCCTCAGATACCAAGAG ATAACAAAGCTGCAGCTCTTTTAATGCTGACCAAGAATGTGGATTTTGTGAAGGATGCACATGAAGAAATGGAGCGG GCTGTGGAAGAATGCGACCCTTACTCTGGCCTCTTGAGTGATACTGAGAACAACTCTGACAACCACAATGATGAGGATGATGTGTTGGGGTTTCCAAGCAATCAGGACTTGTATTGGTCAGAGGACGATCAAGAGCTCATAATCCCATGCCTTGCGCTGGTGAGAGCATCCAAAGCCTGCCTGAAGAAAATTCGGATCTTAGTGGCAGAGAATGGGAAGAAGGATCAGGTGGCACAGCTGGACGACATTGTGGATATTTCTGATGAAATCAGCCCTAG TGTGGATGATTTGGCTCTGAGCATATATCCACCCATGTGTCACCTGACCGTGCGAATCAAT TCTGCGAAACTTGTATCTGTTTTAAAGAAGGCACTTGAAATTACTAA AGCAAGTCATGTGACCCCTCAGCCAGAAGATAGTTGGATTCCTTTACTTATTAATGCCATTGATCATTGCATGAATAGAATCAAGGAACTCACTCAGAGTGAACTTGAATTATGA
- the CCNDBP1 gene encoding cyclin-D1-binding protein 1 isoform X2 produces the protein MAQLMEVLSITPTQSPENNDLISYNSVWVACQQMPQIPRDNKAAALLMLTKNVDFVKDAHEEMERAVEECDPYSGLLSDTENNSDNHNDEDDVLGFPSNQDLYWSEDDQELIIPCLALVRASKACLKKIRILVAENGKKDQVAQLDDIVDISDEISPSVDDLALSIYPPMCHLTVRINSAKLVSVLKKALEITKASHVTPQPEDSWIPLLINAIDHCMNRIKELTQSELEL, from the exons ATGGCTCAGCTCATGGAAGTACTTTCCATCACTCCAACTCAGAG CCCTGAGAACAATGACCTTATTTCCTACAACAGTGTCTGGGTTGCATGCCAGCAGATGCCTCAGATACCAAGAG ATAACAAAGCTGCAGCTCTTTTAATGCTGACCAAGAATGTGGATTTTGTGAAGGATGCACATGAAGAAATGGAGCGG GCTGTGGAAGAATGCGACCCTTACTCTGGCCTCTTGAGTGATACTGAGAACAACTCTGACAACCACAATGATGAGGATGATGTGTTGGGGTTTCCAAGCAATCAGGACTTGTATTGGTCAGAGGACGATCAAGAGCTCATAATCCCATGCCTTGCGCTGGTGAGAGCATCCAAAGCCTGCCTGAAGAAAATTCGGATCTTAGTGGCAGAGAATGGGAAGAAGGATCAGGTGGCACAGCTGGACGACATTGTGGATATTTCTGATGAAATCAGCCCTAG TGTGGATGATTTGGCTCTGAGCATATATCCACCCATGTGTCACCTGACCGTGCGAATCAAT TCTGCGAAACTTGTATCTGTTTTAAAGAAGGCACTTGAAATTACTAA AGCAAGTCATGTGACCCCTCAGCCAGAAGATAGTTGGATTCCTTTACTTATTAATGCCATTGATCATTGCATGAATAGAATCAAGGAACTCACTCAGAGTGAACTTGAATTATGA